The Alosa sapidissima isolate fAloSap1 chromosome 16, fAloSap1.pri, whole genome shotgun sequence genome has a segment encoding these proteins:
- the urb2 gene encoding unhealthy ribosome biogenesis protein 2 homolog isoform X1 — protein MAAIYSGIHLKLKSPHTPWADKLKLARFAWISPQCVLPNKEQVLFDWTSHALTLFYSKKIDLAQDVVEGLWVYFDDIIHSKKLQNVLSQGKTISLRITVAQVINDRVVEQNSGQPSASLATVLSCLRGILSSPVLSVTYTAKYELLGELLARLSHLACVRLGPQPSREPLPVHELEVLQLTLTTYLAVQRQQANASRVFAQVTTHLLQPLLVLRYLLSTRTWAEEDGDAARVRQHVGKEIRSKADAVLQMALFSADSLQSYKDELLPSSTEEPAAGGRKGRAGKGLSTPLTTVLAKLCAPGSFDPEVFYPVVSTSLPLLFKFALDAFCKGGENKLLCFHLMTRFACALDFNDDGTLRETFDAGNWNLALLALDSLLTSCLAGDIYNVAADRIQHGEVQLKFYRGLTQLLFNNAQTATPAWYRCLKTLLALNHMIVEPDLDELVSAVWVDADCVESRVRKARDALISATLTIYAKLRQLPRLFEELLSVVCRPAVDELRPPLLSEAVGEALALCLLDTPASQSLELCELVLERLQGDVLPDARDQDGDAALKMFSLSALLHALLFSLKTLDNATPLPVVRQTQRLMGEMLAALKPLLEWLRGVPPSASLWGQKVRESSLLLTYTWVEVDSLFQMHCSKYSLSGDKASSEVSEPADEGLWLLSEALVKDWEQAALDGYSPVSQLFQKFLALQMMKKILLRSDFATDISNLDVLHNATQFIVGRDESSPAEFDQLWDGQISSVDADSYPAAHWYLVTTNLPLIAPFLTDEDVAYLASMLLTSVLHNDAEEKGDKQGLCVAVISKQLIDSALLIELPALYSAVVRGVTQRLTQIFDTQRVGSVCPSLLKTDEEFSSEGCDTEVMTDESAGDGGVDPAVVKRLESVAQQILTALGSGSLMDLSVAQVDDLVRVLKVSSALNVDGMSLKDYSELFLITFMIVTCTQPCSDVAIHVKMAFLRDSFCFLTSLLTRRNAQVILKLARGSKLLEEVVTSLFSRANKGLFDDVSETDWSSFLQAVRSFLQSLLQLIIERKSSVRLNLEQFACFLTVQSEAVTTAAAVTTAAAAGGDRPRLLSLQLLLASLGTAADVMTSSLGKSKQLDQTLVQLLGKILTVTEPAVQASLMVAVGGAAGRAFSVDMVAGMVRSELACLAHQAEEEGTPKTERPPTLGHMGLYRSCGMQILKELCPAPRPMDFLLSSLHFLSAYYSAVQKAKEPGIEDLFVDILHNVHKLLSASWLSRAELEQLQTPVSDLIGELLATSSLEQFHSLLLLLREGLDVSKVTEGNHREVFSAVTVIRLLASCGLPESCSKAFWLIAPQIISALVFIVKESGKETSLISAVTVPALEALAVLLRQGEGMLSNPHHVTLALGAAQFVPLDHLSAQDYHAAFEAIHEVLFAIIQCHSQVMLTAAPAFLNCFYRLVASIMSEGKQKGEVDRAAEKDGGELLKCARLVERMYSHVATTAEGFTVLSSFMVAQYVSDLQKVTLRPEIKAHLTEGIYSIMDLCAERDVKFLNTTLPPGLREVFNELYGSYQHYHKAQRQGEDKYTA, from the exons ATGGCTGCCATATATTCTGGCATTCATCTGAAACTAAAGAGTCCTCACACACCATGGGCAGACAAACTGAAGCTTGCTAGATTTGCATGGATATCACCACAGTGTGTTCTTCCAAATAAAGAACAA GTTTTATTCGACTGGACCAGCCATGCACTCACTCTCTTTTATAGCAAGAAAATTGACTTGGCACAGGATGTAGTGGAAGGCTTGTGGGTTTACTTTGATGATATCATACACAGCAAGAAACTACAGAATGTCCTGAGTCAGGGAAAAACCATCAGCTTGCGGATAACAGTGGCACAG GTGATTAATGACCGAGTTGTTGAGCAAAACTCTGGCCAGCCCTCCGCCTCTTTGGCCACCGTGCTGAGCTGCCTGCGTGGCATTCTGTCCTCGCCCGTCCTCTCGGTCACCTACACTGCCAAGTATGAGCTGCTGGGAGAGCTGCTGGCACGGCTCAGCCACCTGGCGTGCGTCCGGCTGGGGCCCCAGCCCAGCAGGGAGCCCCTGCCAGTCCACGAGCTGGAGGTGCTGCAGCTGACGCTGACCACCTACCTGGCGGTCCAGCGGCAGCAGGCCAACGCCAGCCGCGTCTTCGCCCAGGTGACGACTCACCTCCTCCAGCCTCTCCTCGTGCTGCGCTACCTGCTGTCCACCAGGACGTGGGCGGAAGAGGACGGAGACGCCGCGCGGGTCAGGCAGCACGTCGGCAAGGAGATCCGCAGCAAGGCGGACGCCGTCCTGCAGATGGCGCTGTTCTCCGCCGACAGCTTGCAGTCGTACAAGGACGAGCTGCTGCCCTCCtccacagaggagccagcgGCGGGCGGCAGGAAGGGCCGAGCGGGGAAAGGCCTGTCCACCCCGCTCACCACAGTCCTGGCAAAGCTGTGCGCCCCGGGCTCCTTTGACCCCGAGGTGTTCTACCCGGTGGTGTCCACTTCACTTCCTCTGCTCTTCAAGTTCGCATTGGATGCCTTCTGCAAGGGTGGCGAGAACAAGCTGCTGTGTTTCCACCTCATGACCAGGTTTGCGTGCGCGCTGGACTTCAATGACGACGGGACCCTCAGAGAGACGTTTGACGCGGGGAACTGGAACCTCGCCCTGCTTGCTCTGGACAGCCTCCTGACCAGTTGCCTCGCCGGGGACATTTACAACGTGGCGGCCGACCGCATCCAGCACGGCGAAGTGCAGCTCAAGTTCTACCGCGGTCTGACCCAGCTGCTGTTCAACAACGCGCAGACCGCCACGCCCGCGTGGTACCGCTGCCTGAAGACCCTCCTGGCGCTCAACCACATGATCGTGGAGCCCGACCTGGACGAGCTGGTCTCCGCCGTGTGGGTGGACGCGGACTGCGTGGAGTCCCGTGTGCGTAAGGCCCGGGACGCCCTCATCTCGGCGACGCTGACCATCTACGCCAAGCTGCGGCAGCTGCCCAGGCTCTTCGAGGAGCTGCTGAGCGTGGTCTGCCGGCCGGCGGTGGACGAGCTGCGGCCGCCGCTGCTCTCCGAGGCCGTGGGCGAGGCGCTGGCCCTCTGCCTGCTGGACACCCCGGCCAGCCAGAGCCTGGAGCTCTGCGAGCTCGTCCTGGAGCGGCTCCAGGGCGACGTCCTGCCGGACGCCCGGGACCAGGACGGCGACGCTGCGCTGAAGATGTTCTCGCTGAGCGCTCTCCTTCACGCCCTGCTCTTCAGCCTGAAGACGCTGGACAACGCCACGCCCCTGCCCGTCGTCCGGCAGACGCAGAGGCTCATGGGAGAAATGCTGGCGGCGCTGAAGCCTCTGCTGGAGTGGCTCAGAGGCGTGCCGCCCTCGGCCTCTCTCTGGGGTCAAAAGGTCAGAGAGTCCAGCCTTTTGCTCACCTACACCTGGGTGGAGGTGGACTCCCTTTTCCAGATGCACTGCAGTAAATACTCCCTCTCCGGAGACAAGGCCAGCAGTGAGGTCAGCGAGCCAGCAGATGAAGGCCTCTGGCTTCTCTCTGAAGCACTGGTCAAGGACTGGGAGCAGGCGGCACTGGACGGCTATAGCCCTGTCAGTCAACTTTTCCAGAAGTTTCTGGCCTTGCAGATGATGAAGAAAATCCTCCTGAGGAGCGATTTTGCCACAGATATTAGTAACCTGGATGTCCTCCATAATGCCACCCAGTTCATAGTGGGTCGAGACGAATCGTCGCCTGCCGAGTTTGACCAGCTGTGGGATGGTCAGATCAGCAGTGTGGATGCTGATAGCTACCCAGCAGCTCACTGGTATCTGGTGACAACCAACCTGCCTCTCATTGCCCCATTCCTCACAGATGAAGATGTAGCTTATTTAGCTAGCATGCTCCTGACATCAGTGCTGCATAATGATGCTGAGGAGAAGGGAGACAAGCAGGggctgtgtgttgctgtcatTTCAAAGCAGCTCATAGACAGCGCGCTTCTGATTGAGTTGCCTGCTCTCTACTCAGCTGTAGTGCGGGGCGTCACGCAGCGCTTGACACAGATTTTTGACACGCAGCGTGTTGGGAGCGTTTGCCCGTCCCTTCTGAAAACGGATGAGGAGTTTAGCAGCGAGGGCTGTGACACAGAGGTGATGACAGACGAGTCTGCGGGTGACGGAGGTGTGGATCCGGCAGTTGTCAAGAGACTGGAGTCTGTCGCTCAGCAGATCTTGACCGCACTTGGGTCAGGATCACTGATGGACCTTTCTGTGGCTCAAGTTGACGACCTTGTACGCGTGCTTAAGGTCAGCAGTGCATTAAATGTGGATGGAATGTCCCTGAAAGACTATTCTGAGCTCTTCCTGATCACGTTCATGATTGTCACATGCACGCAGCCTTGTAGTGATGTTGCAATTCATGTCAAAATGGCTTTCCTTAGAGACTCCTTCTGTTTCCTGACCTCCCTGCTGACGAGGAGAAATGCCCAGGTCATCCTGAAACTAGCCCGCGGAAGCAAACTGCTAGAGGAGGTCGTgacctctcttttctctcgcgCTAACAAGGGCCTGTTTGACGACGTCAGCGAGACCGACTGGTCATCTTTCCTGCAGGCGGTGCGCTCCTTCCTCCAGAGCCTGCTGCAGCTGATCATTGAGCGCAAGAGCAGCGTGCGCCTCAATCTGGAGCAGTTCGCCTGCTTCCTGACGGTCCAGAGCGAGGCAGTGACCACTGCGGCCGCCGTCACCACGGCGGCAGCTGCTGGCGGCGACCGGCCGAGGCTTTTATCCCTGCAGCTGTTGCTGGCCTCGCTCGGCACGGCAGCTGACGTCATGACCTCCAGCCTGGGTAAGAGCAAACAGCTGGACCAGACGCTCGTCCAGCTGCTGGGGAAAATTCTCACGGTCACAGAACCTGCCGTCCAGGCCAGCCTGATGGTGGCGGTGGGCGGGGCGGCCGGCCGGGCCTTCTCGGTGGACATGGTGGCGGGGATGGTGCGCAGCGAGCTGGCCTGTCTTGCCCAccaggcggaggaggaggggacGCCGAAGACGGAGCGGCCCCCAACACTCGGCCACATGGGACTGTACCGGAGCTGCGGCATGCAGATCCTCAAAGAGCTGTGCCCTGCCCCACGCCCCATGGACTTCCTGTTGTCATCTCTGCACTTCCTGTCAGCTTACTACAGTGCCGTACAGAAGGCCAAGGAGCCCGGGATCGAAGACCTTTTTGTGGACATTTTGCACAACGTTCACAAATTATTGTCAG CTTCCTGGTTGTCTCGGGCAGAACTGGAGCAGCTGCAGACTCCAGTGAGCGATCTGATTGGTGAGCTGTTGGCCACGAGCTCCCTGGAGCAGTTCCActccctcctgctgctgctgagggAAGGCCTGGACGTGTCAAAGGTCACGGAGGGCAACCACAGG GAGGTTTTCTCAGCGGTGACCGTCATCAGGCTCCTCGCCAGCTGCGGGCTCCCAGAGTCCTGCTCCAAGGCATTCTGGCTCATCGCCCCTCAGATCATATCGGCTCTGGTT TTCATAGTGAAGGAGTCTGGGAAGGAGACATCACTGATCTCTGCTGTCACCGTCCCGGCACTGGAGGCTTTGGCAGTTTTACTCCGTCAGGGGGAAGGAATGCTGTCCAACCCACATCATGTCACCCTTGCTCTGGGGGCCGCACAGTTTGTCCCTCTGGACCACCTGTCCGCCCAGGACTACCATGCAGCCTTTGAGGCCATCCATGAGGTGCTGTTTGCCATCATCCAGTGCCATTCACAG
- the urb2 gene encoding unhealthy ribosome biogenesis protein 2 homolog isoform X2 yields the protein MAAIYSGIHLKLKSPHTPWADKLKLARFAWISPQCVLPNKEQVLFDWTSHALTLFYSKKIDLAQDVVEGLWVYFDDIIHSKKLQNVLSQGKTISLRITVAQVINDRVVEQNSGQPSASLATVLSCLRGILSSPVLSVTYTAKYELLGELLARLSHLACVRLGPQPSREPLPVHELEVLQLTLTTYLAVQRQQANASRVFAQVTTHLLQPLLVLRYLLSTRTWAEEDGDAARVRQHVGKEIRSKADAVLQMALFSADSLQSYKDELLPSSTEEPAAGGRKGRAGKGLSTPLTTVLAKLCAPGSFDPEVFYPVVSTSLPLLFKFALDAFCKGGENKLLCFHLMTRFACALDFNDDGTLRETFDAGNWNLALLALDSLLTSCLAGDIYNVAADRIQHGEVQLKFYRGLTQLLFNNAQTATPAWYRCLKTLLALNHMIVEPDLDELVSAVWVDADCVESRVRKARDALISATLTIYAKLRQLPRLFEELLSVVCRPAVDELRPPLLSEAVGEALALCLLDTPASQSLELCELVLERLQGDVLPDARDQDGDAALKMFSLSALLHALLFSLKTLDNATPLPVVRQTQRLMGEMLAALKPLLEWLRGVPPSASLWGQKVRESSLLLTYTWVEVDSLFQMHCSKYSLSGDKASSEVSEPADEGLWLLSEALVKDWEQAALDGYSPVSQLFQKFLALQMMKKILLRSDFATDISNLDVLHNATQFIVGRDESSPAEFDQLWDGQISSVDADSYPAAHWYLVTTNLPLIAPFLTDEDVAYLASMLLTSVLHNDAEEKGDKQGLCVAVISKQLIDSALLIELPALYSAVVRGVTQRLTQIFDTQRVGSVCPSLLKTDEEFSSEGCDTEVMTDESAGDGGVDPAVVKRLESVAQQILTALGSGSLMDLSVAQVDDLVRVLKVSSALNVDGMSLKDYSELFLITFMIVTCTQPCSDVAIHVKMAFLRDSFCFLTSLLTRRNAQVILKLARGSKLLEEVVTSLFSRANKGLFDDVSETDWSSFLQAVRSFLQSLLQLIIERKSSVRLNLEQFACFLTVQSEAVTTAAAVTTAAAAGGDRPRLLSLQLLLASLGTAADVMTSSLGKSKQLDQTLVQLLGKILTVTEPAVQASLMVAVGGAAGRAFSVDMVAGMVRSELACLAHQAEEEGTPKTERPPTLGHMGLYRSCGMQILKELCPAPRPMDFLLSSLHFLSAYYSAVQKAKEPGIEDLFVDILHNVHKLLSASWLSRAELEQLQTPVSDLIGELLATSSLEQFHSLLLLLREGLDVSKVTEGNHREVFSAVTVIRLLASCGLPESCSKAFWLIAPQIISALVFIVKESGKETSLISAVTVPALEALAVLLRQGEGMLSNPHHVTLALGAAQFVPLDHLSAQDYHAAFEAIHEVLFAIIQCHSQVMLTAAPAFLNCFYRLVASIMSEGKQKGEVDRAEKDGGELLKCARLVERMYSHVATTAEGFTVLSSFMVAQYVSDLQKVTLRPEIKAHLTEGIYSIMDLCAERDVKFLNTTLPPGLREVFNELYGSYQHYHKAQRQGEDKYTA from the exons ATGGCTGCCATATATTCTGGCATTCATCTGAAACTAAAGAGTCCTCACACACCATGGGCAGACAAACTGAAGCTTGCTAGATTTGCATGGATATCACCACAGTGTGTTCTTCCAAATAAAGAACAA GTTTTATTCGACTGGACCAGCCATGCACTCACTCTCTTTTATAGCAAGAAAATTGACTTGGCACAGGATGTAGTGGAAGGCTTGTGGGTTTACTTTGATGATATCATACACAGCAAGAAACTACAGAATGTCCTGAGTCAGGGAAAAACCATCAGCTTGCGGATAACAGTGGCACAG GTGATTAATGACCGAGTTGTTGAGCAAAACTCTGGCCAGCCCTCCGCCTCTTTGGCCACCGTGCTGAGCTGCCTGCGTGGCATTCTGTCCTCGCCCGTCCTCTCGGTCACCTACACTGCCAAGTATGAGCTGCTGGGAGAGCTGCTGGCACGGCTCAGCCACCTGGCGTGCGTCCGGCTGGGGCCCCAGCCCAGCAGGGAGCCCCTGCCAGTCCACGAGCTGGAGGTGCTGCAGCTGACGCTGACCACCTACCTGGCGGTCCAGCGGCAGCAGGCCAACGCCAGCCGCGTCTTCGCCCAGGTGACGACTCACCTCCTCCAGCCTCTCCTCGTGCTGCGCTACCTGCTGTCCACCAGGACGTGGGCGGAAGAGGACGGAGACGCCGCGCGGGTCAGGCAGCACGTCGGCAAGGAGATCCGCAGCAAGGCGGACGCCGTCCTGCAGATGGCGCTGTTCTCCGCCGACAGCTTGCAGTCGTACAAGGACGAGCTGCTGCCCTCCtccacagaggagccagcgGCGGGCGGCAGGAAGGGCCGAGCGGGGAAAGGCCTGTCCACCCCGCTCACCACAGTCCTGGCAAAGCTGTGCGCCCCGGGCTCCTTTGACCCCGAGGTGTTCTACCCGGTGGTGTCCACTTCACTTCCTCTGCTCTTCAAGTTCGCATTGGATGCCTTCTGCAAGGGTGGCGAGAACAAGCTGCTGTGTTTCCACCTCATGACCAGGTTTGCGTGCGCGCTGGACTTCAATGACGACGGGACCCTCAGAGAGACGTTTGACGCGGGGAACTGGAACCTCGCCCTGCTTGCTCTGGACAGCCTCCTGACCAGTTGCCTCGCCGGGGACATTTACAACGTGGCGGCCGACCGCATCCAGCACGGCGAAGTGCAGCTCAAGTTCTACCGCGGTCTGACCCAGCTGCTGTTCAACAACGCGCAGACCGCCACGCCCGCGTGGTACCGCTGCCTGAAGACCCTCCTGGCGCTCAACCACATGATCGTGGAGCCCGACCTGGACGAGCTGGTCTCCGCCGTGTGGGTGGACGCGGACTGCGTGGAGTCCCGTGTGCGTAAGGCCCGGGACGCCCTCATCTCGGCGACGCTGACCATCTACGCCAAGCTGCGGCAGCTGCCCAGGCTCTTCGAGGAGCTGCTGAGCGTGGTCTGCCGGCCGGCGGTGGACGAGCTGCGGCCGCCGCTGCTCTCCGAGGCCGTGGGCGAGGCGCTGGCCCTCTGCCTGCTGGACACCCCGGCCAGCCAGAGCCTGGAGCTCTGCGAGCTCGTCCTGGAGCGGCTCCAGGGCGACGTCCTGCCGGACGCCCGGGACCAGGACGGCGACGCTGCGCTGAAGATGTTCTCGCTGAGCGCTCTCCTTCACGCCCTGCTCTTCAGCCTGAAGACGCTGGACAACGCCACGCCCCTGCCCGTCGTCCGGCAGACGCAGAGGCTCATGGGAGAAATGCTGGCGGCGCTGAAGCCTCTGCTGGAGTGGCTCAGAGGCGTGCCGCCCTCGGCCTCTCTCTGGGGTCAAAAGGTCAGAGAGTCCAGCCTTTTGCTCACCTACACCTGGGTGGAGGTGGACTCCCTTTTCCAGATGCACTGCAGTAAATACTCCCTCTCCGGAGACAAGGCCAGCAGTGAGGTCAGCGAGCCAGCAGATGAAGGCCTCTGGCTTCTCTCTGAAGCACTGGTCAAGGACTGGGAGCAGGCGGCACTGGACGGCTATAGCCCTGTCAGTCAACTTTTCCAGAAGTTTCTGGCCTTGCAGATGATGAAGAAAATCCTCCTGAGGAGCGATTTTGCCACAGATATTAGTAACCTGGATGTCCTCCATAATGCCACCCAGTTCATAGTGGGTCGAGACGAATCGTCGCCTGCCGAGTTTGACCAGCTGTGGGATGGTCAGATCAGCAGTGTGGATGCTGATAGCTACCCAGCAGCTCACTGGTATCTGGTGACAACCAACCTGCCTCTCATTGCCCCATTCCTCACAGATGAAGATGTAGCTTATTTAGCTAGCATGCTCCTGACATCAGTGCTGCATAATGATGCTGAGGAGAAGGGAGACAAGCAGGggctgtgtgttgctgtcatTTCAAAGCAGCTCATAGACAGCGCGCTTCTGATTGAGTTGCCTGCTCTCTACTCAGCTGTAGTGCGGGGCGTCACGCAGCGCTTGACACAGATTTTTGACACGCAGCGTGTTGGGAGCGTTTGCCCGTCCCTTCTGAAAACGGATGAGGAGTTTAGCAGCGAGGGCTGTGACACAGAGGTGATGACAGACGAGTCTGCGGGTGACGGAGGTGTGGATCCGGCAGTTGTCAAGAGACTGGAGTCTGTCGCTCAGCAGATCTTGACCGCACTTGGGTCAGGATCACTGATGGACCTTTCTGTGGCTCAAGTTGACGACCTTGTACGCGTGCTTAAGGTCAGCAGTGCATTAAATGTGGATGGAATGTCCCTGAAAGACTATTCTGAGCTCTTCCTGATCACGTTCATGATTGTCACATGCACGCAGCCTTGTAGTGATGTTGCAATTCATGTCAAAATGGCTTTCCTTAGAGACTCCTTCTGTTTCCTGACCTCCCTGCTGACGAGGAGAAATGCCCAGGTCATCCTGAAACTAGCCCGCGGAAGCAAACTGCTAGAGGAGGTCGTgacctctcttttctctcgcgCTAACAAGGGCCTGTTTGACGACGTCAGCGAGACCGACTGGTCATCTTTCCTGCAGGCGGTGCGCTCCTTCCTCCAGAGCCTGCTGCAGCTGATCATTGAGCGCAAGAGCAGCGTGCGCCTCAATCTGGAGCAGTTCGCCTGCTTCCTGACGGTCCAGAGCGAGGCAGTGACCACTGCGGCCGCCGTCACCACGGCGGCAGCTGCTGGCGGCGACCGGCCGAGGCTTTTATCCCTGCAGCTGTTGCTGGCCTCGCTCGGCACGGCAGCTGACGTCATGACCTCCAGCCTGGGTAAGAGCAAACAGCTGGACCAGACGCTCGTCCAGCTGCTGGGGAAAATTCTCACGGTCACAGAACCTGCCGTCCAGGCCAGCCTGATGGTGGCGGTGGGCGGGGCGGCCGGCCGGGCCTTCTCGGTGGACATGGTGGCGGGGATGGTGCGCAGCGAGCTGGCCTGTCTTGCCCAccaggcggaggaggaggggacGCCGAAGACGGAGCGGCCCCCAACACTCGGCCACATGGGACTGTACCGGAGCTGCGGCATGCAGATCCTCAAAGAGCTGTGCCCTGCCCCACGCCCCATGGACTTCCTGTTGTCATCTCTGCACTTCCTGTCAGCTTACTACAGTGCCGTACAGAAGGCCAAGGAGCCCGGGATCGAAGACCTTTTTGTGGACATTTTGCACAACGTTCACAAATTATTGTCAG CTTCCTGGTTGTCTCGGGCAGAACTGGAGCAGCTGCAGACTCCAGTGAGCGATCTGATTGGTGAGCTGTTGGCCACGAGCTCCCTGGAGCAGTTCCActccctcctgctgctgctgagggAAGGCCTGGACGTGTCAAAGGTCACGGAGGGCAACCACAGG GAGGTTTTCTCAGCGGTGACCGTCATCAGGCTCCTCGCCAGCTGCGGGCTCCCAGAGTCCTGCTCCAAGGCATTCTGGCTCATCGCCCCTCAGATCATATCGGCTCTGGTT TTCATAGTGAAGGAGTCTGGGAAGGAGACATCACTGATCTCTGCTGTCACCGTCCCGGCACTGGAGGCTTTGGCAGTTTTACTCCGTCAGGGGGAAGGAATGCTGTCCAACCCACATCATGTCACCCTTGCTCTGGGGGCCGCACAGTTTGTCCCTCTGGACCACCTGTCCGCCCAGGACTACCATGCAGCCTTTGAGGCCATCCATGAGGTGCTGTTTGCCATCATCCAGTGCCATTCACAG